In Solenopsis invicta isolate M01_SB chromosome 1, UNIL_Sinv_3.0, whole genome shotgun sequence, one genomic interval encodes:
- the LOC105201215 gene encoding hydroxyacid oxidase 1, whose protein sequence is MTAYVCVEDYEKYALEHLPASVKDYYKSGAGGEYSVKWNREAFKNYRIRPRFLRNVSKRDLSTPVLGHKISMPLGVAPTAMQRMAHPDGECASAKATQAAGTIFILSTIATSSIEEVAEAAPKGIKWFQLYIYTDRNVTLNLIRRAERAGFKALVLTIDAPYFGDRRADLRNKFALPNHLRFANFQGDLSKRINTTKTGSGLNEYVSALFDPSLSWDDVKWLKSITTLPIILKGIMTVEDARLAVESGVDGIIVSNHGARQIDGVPATIEVLPEISKAVGDKVEIYMDGGVMQGIDVLKALALGAKMVFLGRPILWGLVHSGEKGANEILEIMRREIDLAFALSGCSSVKDITRDMVIHATYYSHL, encoded by the exons ATGACAGCATACGTTTGTGTCGAGGACTATGAGAAATATGCTTTGGAACATTTACCTGCATCTGTGAAAGATTATTACAAAAGCGGAGCAGGAGGAGAATATAGTGTAAAATGGAACAGGGAGGCTTTCAAAAa ttaCAGAATACGCCCTAGATTCTTGCGAAACGTGTCTAAAAGAGATTTAAGCACGCCAGTGTTGGGTCATAAAATTTCAATGCCCTTAGGAGTCGCGCCTACAGCAATGCAACGTATGGCACATCCCGATGGCGAGTGCGCCAGTGCAAAAG CTACTCAGGCTGCAGGAACGATCTTCATTCTTTCGACGATAGCCACGAGCAGTATAGAGGAAGTGGCGGAAGCTGCACCGAAGGGTATAAAGTGGTTCCAACTCTATATTTATACTGACAGGAATGTTACCTTAAATTTGATAAGACGCGCCGAACGTGCTGGTTTCAAAGCGCTAGTTCTCACCATCGACGCGCCATATTTTGGCGATAGACGCGCCGATTTGAGAAATAAATTCGCATTGCCTAATCACTTGAG ATTTGCTAATTTTCAAGGTGATTTATCAAAGCGAATAAATACCACGAAGACTGGTTCTGGTCTTAACGAATATGTTTCTGCACTGTTTGATCCGTCCCTCTCCTGGGATGACGTGAAGTGGCTTAAAAG TATTACAACGCTACCAATAATTCTTAAAGGAATAATGACAGTAGAGGATGCACGTTTAGCCGTGGAAAGTGGGGTCGACGGCATCATAGTATCAAATCATGGTGCGCGCCAAATAGACGGCGTTCCAGCAACG ATTGAAGTTTTACCTGAAATAAGCAAAGCCGTAGGAGATAAAGTTGAAATCTACATGGACGGTGGAGTGATGCAAGGTATCGATGTGTTAAAAGCTTTGGCACTGGGTGCAAAAATG GTATTTTTAGGCAGACCAATACTATGGGGCTTGGTACATAGTGGCGAGAAAGGTGCTAACGAGATTCTTGAAATTATGAGAAGGGAAATTGATCTAGCATTTGCGTTAAGTG GTTGTTCGTCCGTGAAAGATATTACACGGGATATGGTAATTCACGCAACTTATTATAGccatttatga
- the LOC105201214 gene encoding N-acetylgalactosaminyltransferase 6, with translation MRRNVISLVKFLLLAAFTVFLTVVVFRYARSPPSHRISTSLDTLATVAVDLRDDGNRGNEERSHQDMDKIDWHDYKKIEEEERRTGMGEHGRPAFLSPSLDVRKEKLYQVNGFNAALSDEISVNRSVPDIRHSDCKKKQYLKNLDPVSVIVSFHNEHFSTLLRTCWSVVNRSPPSLLEEIILVDDASTKIELKKKLDDYVAQHLPKVLIVRLPKRSGLIRGRLAGAKKARAKVLVFLDSHSEANVNWLPPLLEPIARDYKTCVCPFIDVIAYETFEYRAQDEGARGAFDWELYYKRLPLLPEDLKRPAEPFKSPIMAGGLFAISTKFFWELGGYDPGLDIWGGEQYELSFKIWQCGGQMYDAPCSRVGHIYRKFPPFPNPGRGDFLGKNYKRVAEVWMDEYAEYIYKRRPHLRTLDPGDLSEQKALRTKLHCKSFNWFMKNIAFDLVEVYPPIEPDDFAFGEIRNMGATELCLDSKKRKRDEVVVMDICMKDDPKMSGEQEFRLTWHKDIRPKDRTDCLDVSRGEEKAPVSLYPCHGKQGNQLWRYDVEKQWLQHGYSSRCLDTDPGSKRVFVTACDKSSLTQKWRIEQVNMKAINNWENIGPKLK, from the exons ATGAGGCGTAACGTGATCAGCCTGGTCAAGTTCCTCCTCCTGGCGGCATTCACCGTGTTCCTGACCGTCGTGGTGTTCCGCTACGCGCGATCGCCACCCAGCCATCGGATCTCAACGTCGCTCGACACCCTGGCGACTGTCGCCGTCGACCTTAGGGATGACGGCAATCGAGGAAACGAGGAACGTTCGCATCAG gaTATGGACAAAATCGATTGGCATGATTATAAGAAGATTGAAGAAGAGGAGAGACGAACGGGGATGGGAGAACACGGCAGACCAGCTTTTCTTTCCCCATCTCTCGATGTgcgaaaagaaaaattgtatcaagTAAATGGATTCAATGCAGCTCTCAGCGATGAGATCTCAGTGAATCGTTCAGTGCCTGACATTCGCCATTCAGATTGTAAGAAGAAACAATACTTGAAAAACTTGGATCCCGTTTCTGTGATAGTGTCCTTCCACAACGAGCACTTCAGCACGCTGCTGCGAACTTGCTGGAGCGTGGTTAACCGCTCGCCGCCTTCGCTTTTAGAAGAAATAATATTGGTCGACGATGCCAGCACGAAAATcgaattaaaaaagaagttaGACGATTATGTTGCCCAACACTTGCCGAAGGTGTTAATCGTGCGATTGCCAAAACGTTCGGGATTAATCAGGGGCCGACTCGCGGGCGCGAAGAAGGCGAGAGCGAAGGTTCTTGTGTTCCTGGACTCGCACAGCGAAGCTAATGTAAATTGGTTGCCACCGTTATTAGAACCCATCGCGCGAGATTACAAAACCTGTGTTTGTCCGTTCATTGATGTGATAGCTTACGAGACTTTTGAATATAGGGCGCAAGACGAAGGCGCTCGAGGGGCGTTCGACTGGGAGTTATATTACAAACGGCTTCCCTTGCTCCCGGAAGACCTGAAGAGACCTGCAGAGCCATTCAAGAGTCCCATAATGGCGGGCGGTCTATTTGCGATCAGCACCAAATTCTTCTGGGAATTGGGTGGTTACGATCCAGGCTTAGATATATGGGGTGGCGAGCAATACGAGCTGTCTTTCAAGATCTGGCAATGCGGCGGTCAAATGTACGATGCGCCATGTTCCAGAGTCGGTCATATCTATCGTAAATTTCCACCGTTTCCTAATCCTGGCCGCGGCGATTTTTTGGGGAAGAACTACAAGAGAGTCGCCGaggtatggatggatgagtACGCGGAATATATCTACAAGAGGCGACCGCATTTACGGACATTGGATCCGGGTGATTTATCGGAGCAGAAGGCCTTGCGCACGAAATTAcactgtaaatcgtttaattggTTCATGAAGAATATAGCTTTCGATCTGGTGGAAGTGTATCCGCCCATTGAGCCGGACGACTTCGCTTTCGGAGAGATCAGGAACATGGGCGCGACTGAACTATGTTTGGACTCGAAGAAACGGAAGAGAGACGAGGTTGTCGTGATGGACATCTGCATGAAAGACGACCCGAAAATGTCGGGTGAGCAGGAGTTCCGGCTGACTTGGCATAAAGACATCAGACCAAAAGATCGCACAGATTGTTTGGACGTGTCCAGAGGCGAGGAGAAAGCACCGGTAAGCCTGTATCCCTGTCACGGAAAACAGGGCAATCAGTTGTGGCGTTACGATGTCGAAAAGCAATGGCTGCAGCATGGTTATTCGTCCAGGTGTCTGGACACTGATCCAGGCAGTAAGAGGGTGTTTGTGACTGCATGCGATAAATCGTCACTCACTCAGAAATGGCGGATAGAGCAAGTTAACATGAAGGCGATTAATAATTGGGAGAACATAGGACCCAAACTGAAGTGA
- the LOC105201216 gene encoding sentrin-specific protease 8 produces MPILPASSKHISHDAHPINPCKNDDIVLSYHDYLLRASDVTLLERNDWLNDIIIGFYFEYLNQQCKKDSQNRLLFIGPEVAQLLKMQDSSQYNIFLEPIEATSYDFIFFPLNDCDSSEAGGSHWSLLVYSHIEKMCYHFDSSSGINSFSAKKLARKVTKYFLEKQEKRYIEMNCPQQDNNYDCGLYVLCLADVISRHAISSSKISDCDCNIVTEMVVKKRTDLLKLIYDLRNTCNNI; encoded by the coding sequence atGCCGATTTTGCCTGCAAGTTCAAAGCACATATCCCACGATGCTCATCCAATAAATCCATGCAAGAATGATGACATTGTGTTGAGTTACCATGATTACCTACTCAGGGCATCGGATGTCACATTACTGGAGAGAAATGATTGGCTTAATGATATCATAATAGGATTCTATTTTGAATATCTAAATCAACAATGTAAAAAAGACAGCCAAAATCGGTTATTATTTATTGGACCTGAAGTAGCTCAGCTGTTAAAGATGCAAGATTCTTCacagtataatatatttcttgaaCCTATCGAGGCTACAAGTTATGACTTCATATTCTTCCCTCTAAATGATTGTGACAGCAGTGAGGCAGGTGGCTCACATTGGAGTTTGTTGGTATACTCTCATATAGAAAAGATGTGTTATCACTTTGATTCGTCAAGCGGTATTAACAGCTTCTCCGCGAAGAAGCTTGCAcgaaaagtaacaaaatattttcttgagaaACAAGAGAAAAGGTACATTGAAATGAATTGTCCGCAACAAGATAATAACTACGATTGTGGTTTATACGTTTTGTGTTTAGCAGATGTAATATCTAGACATGCTATAAGTAGTTCTAAAATAAGCGATTGTGATTGTAATATTGTTACAGAAATGGTCGTGAAAAAACGTACtgacttattaaaattaatttacgattTGAGaaatacatgtaacaatatttaa